Part of the Cuculus canorus isolate bCucCan1 chromosome 25, bCucCan1.pri, whole genome shotgun sequence genome is shown below.
GGAGATTTAACAGCATCGGTGGCTCACAAAACCCCCACAGGGACATGAAACACTTTGTGAAATGCATCACCCTGGACAGAAGATTAGTGGATCCAGTGCCGGTGACTGCCCAAAGTGAAGGTTTGCAAAGAAGACACAGCTCAGGCTACTCCCTAAAGGTccccaaggccaggttggatgggccttgggcagccttatccagtaggaggtgtccctgccatggcacagggggtggaactggatgatctttaaggtcccttccaaccctatctattctgtgattctaaggcACTCTGAGGTCATCGCCATTGCATTCTGTGGCTGGTACAGGCGCTCTGTGGAGCAGCTCAAGGCCCACACAGCCCCTGCCACTGTCACATCAGCCCTGGCTGGACTGGGGACTCAGTAACCTGGATGTCAGGACAAATCCAGCCCTAGCTCTGCCACCACCGCCGACCCCTGGCAGCTCTttaccttctctttctcctccgGAGTGACGTGGTTGGTGGCAGACTTCATCCTCTTCAGCTTCTCTGAGTAACTGTCGCACTCCCTtcgcagctcctccagctccctggCCATCTCGGTGGTCGTCATGGAGCTGTTTAGGTCCTTCAGCTCTGCCAGAGTGGCACTGATCACCAGAAGAGCCAAAAGCCAGGGCTGCTCGTTCCCGCAGGGCCCTGGCCGCTCCTGGAGCTCTGGCGGCTGGATGGATGCACTCACCTGCCTCCAGCTGCCGGCATTTCTGCTGTAGTGCCTGCACCGCGGCGGCACGTGTAGTGATCTCCCCATCCAGGCTGCGGAGCTCAGCCTCGCTGGCAGCTGGCAACTCCTCCTGCAGCGAAGCAGAGCAGGGGGTGAGGAACGATCTGTGAGCAGAGCCGGCACTCAGGGCCGAGCCTCACCTGGTTGGCAAAGTAGATCTTCTGCTTCCCGTATGTCTTCTCCCGGATGTGGCCCTGCTGTGccagctgctccagtgccttcACCACGGCCTGCAGGGCCGTTGCCGTTAGCTGCATTCTGGGGCCCGTGCTCCCCACCCTGTCCCCACACCCCTCAGGACCCTCCCTGCCCCGATCCCGGTCCCATCTTCCCCATGACCTTCCTCGCCCTGGTACCGGTGCCATCTTCCCAAGGATCCTCTCCGCCCCGGTTCCGTGTTCCCAAAG
Proteins encoded:
- the PSMC3IP gene encoding homologous-pairing protein 2 homolog isoform X2; this encodes MSKGREGAAVGGGPTAVLLRYLREQNRPYSAQDAFGNLQREHGLGKAAVVKALEQLAQQGHIREKTYGKQKIYFANQEELPAASEAELRSLDGEITTRAAAVQALQQKCRQLEAELKDLNSSMTTTEMARELEELRRECDSYSEKLKRMKSATNHVTPEEKEKVCSEQKLYCKEWRRRKRMATELLDAILEGYPKSKKQFFEEVGIETDEDHHVTLPEAV
- the PSMC3IP gene encoding homologous-pairing protein 2 homolog isoform X1, with product MSKGREGAAVGGGPTAVLLRYLREQNRPYSAQDAFGNLQREHGLGKAAVVKALEQLAQQGHIREKTYGKQKIYFANQEELPAASEAELRSLDGEITTRAAAVQALQQKCRQLEAELKDLNSSMTTTEMARELEELRRECDSYSEKLKRMKSATNHVTPEEKEKVCSEQKLYCKEWRRRKRMVTAVPSRRATELLDAILEGYPKSKKQFFEEVGIETDEDHHVTLPEAV